The genomic region TACCTGTCCAAACACTGTATGTACGCCATTTAAATGGGGCTGCTCTTCATGTACGATAAAAAATTGAGAGGAGCCTGTATCCTTTCCGGCATGAGCCATAGATAAGCTGCCAGGAACATGTTTATGAGGATTACCTTCTGTTTCACATTTAATGGTATATCCGGCATTACCTGTTCCATCTCCCCTTGGGCAGCCGCCCTGACTCACAAAACCCGGGATAACCCGGTGAAATGTAAGACCGTCATAAAAACCGTCATTAGCCAGTTTTTCAAAGTTGGCAACGGTGCCAGGAGCTTCATCCGGATATAATTCAAACTCAATTTTATCTCCATTTTCCATTATAATATAGCCTTGTTTCGTCAAATAAATCATCTCCTTTTATATCAATCGTACTTATCATATCACAAAAGAAAGCATCCATCAGCGAATTTGTTGCGTCTATAGAAACCTTATCCGCCCGCGCGTTTGTTTATCTTGTCAAGCTACGGCTCCCAGGTCGCTTTTCTATTCATAAGACAGGTCGTTCTGGGTTAGGGACTGGTAGGATTCTCTTTTGACGACCAGCTGGCTTTTTCCATTTTCAACAAATACAACAGCTGGCTTCGGGAAGCGGTTATAGTTGTTTGACATAGAGTAACCATATGCTCCAGTTGAAAATATAGCCAGAATATCTCCTGCTTCTATTGAATCAGGCACCTTTTCATCCCATATTAGCATGTCACCTGTTTCACAGCATTTTCCTGCAACGGAGACAGCCTTTGCGGGTGCTTCATGAAGCTTGTTTGCAACAACAGCTTGATATTTGGCGTTATATAATGCAGGCCGAATGTTGTCTGTCATTCCCCCGTTCACCGAAACATAGGTCCGTATTCCAGGGATTTCCTTAATCGATCCAACGGAATAAAGAGTTATTCCTGCGTCACCAACTATCGCCCGTCCAGGCTCAATCCAGATTTCCGGAACAGGAAGCCCGAAATGTCCTGCCTGTTTTTTCACTTCCTCAACCAGCACTTCTGCATATTGAGCCAGCGGTTTCGGCTCATCCTCCTCAGTATATTTAATACCAAAGCCGCCGCCTAAGTTTAAAACTTCAGGGATATAATGATGAGTCTGATACCAATGGTTCATAGTCTGATAGAGTTTTTGTACAGCCATAACAAAACCAGTCGTTTCAAAAATCTGCGAACCGATGTGACAGTGTAGTCCCATTACGTTTATATTTTCATTGGGAAGAAGCTGTAACAGCGCTTGTTCAGCCTGTCCATTCGATAAATCAAAGCCAAATTTGGAATCTTCCTGTCCTGTTAGAATATAGTCATGCGTATGAGCCTCAATTCCCGGTGTGACTCTTAATAGAACATTGATATCCTGTTGATATTCATTTACCAGATTTTCCAATAGATTGATTTCATAAAAATTATCTACAACAATACATCCGATTTTATGTTTTAGCGCCATATCCAATTCTTCTTCACTTTTATTATTTCCATGCAGATGGATTCTTTCCACTGGGAAATCTGCCTGTAGAGCTGTATAAAGTTCACCTTGTGAAACAACATCCAGGCTTAGTCCCTCCTGTTTAGCAACCTGAAGCATCGCAACAGAGGAAAAAGCCTTACTGGCATACGCCACCTGAAAAGGTACCTCAAGTTTCTTAAATGTCTCCACAAATGCTTTGGCATTCTCCCTGATTTTATGAACATCATAAACATAAAGTGGTGTCCCATATGTCCGGGCAAGCTCGAGCATATCGATTCCGCCAAAATGTAAATGATTTGATTTATTAGTAGACATCATATTCACCCCTGTAAATTAAAAAAGAAGGAGACAGTGCCACTGCCTCCCAAAAATAAAAGTACCGATAAAGTATAAAAATACTTTATCATATCCTTCTTTTTGTTTCAATATTATTTCCATGGTTGTCTATGGTCATTCTTTGGCCGTACAATACTTGGACGACGGTTTGTTAATGGTACGGACACTCTGAACAGAATCTGACTCATTCCCTTCGCATCAAATGGAATAAACGGCCACATATAAGGAGTATTAAGGGAATTTCTGCTGACCAGGAACAGAATATAGAGCGTACCTCCAATGGTAAAACCATTGATTCCAAACAGAGCTACAGAAATTATAAGCAAGAGCCTTGTCATCTTATTTGCGACACCCAGTTCATAGCTTGGCGTTGCAAAAGCCCCAATTGCACATATTGACACATAAAGAATAACTTCAGGCATAAACAAGCCTACATCAATAGCAATTTGCCCAATTAGAACAGCCGCAATTAAGCCCATCGCCGTGGACAGTGGTGTTGGTGTGTGAATGGCTGCCATTCGCAAAAACTCAATCCCTATATCAGCTAATATAAGCTGGATAACAACAGGGATGTTCCCTTCCTCTTTAGGACCGATAAACTCCAATCCTGAAGGCAGCAACGTTGGATCTAAAACGAATGTGAGCCAGAGTGGCAGCAAAAAAATGGACGCTAATATCCCTAAAAAGCGGATCCATCTTACAAATGAACCTGCTGCCGGTGATTCACGAAATTCTTCAGCATGCTGTACATGGTGAAAATAGGTTGTAGGTGTAATAATCATACTTGGTGACGTATCAACCATTACAATGACATGGCCTTCTAACAAATGTGAAGAAGCCACATCCGGGCGCTCAGTGTAACGAACCATTGGGAATGGATTAAACCCCTGATGAACTAAAAATTCCTCAATCGTTTTATCCGCCATAGAAATCCCATCAACTTCTATATTTTCAATTTCAGTTTTTATTAAGTCCACAAGCCCTTGATCTGCTACATCTTTTAGGTACATAAAAACGACATCTGTTTTGGAACGTTCACCAACCTTCGTTATTTCCACACGTAATCGTTCATCCCGAATCCTTCTGCGTGTAAGAGAGGTATTTTCAATAATATTCTCTGTATAACCATCTCTTGAGCCCCTTACAACTTTTTCTGTATCCGGCTCCTGAGGGGATCTTCCCGGATAAGAACGGACATCAACAATAAACGCATGCTTTTCACCATCAACAAAAATAACGATAAGACCAGAGAGAAGTTCATCAACTGCTTCATCCATCGTTTTGACTTCAGTCACCTGCTGATGAACGAGTCGATTATGGATGACTTCATTAACCTTTGCATAATTAGTTTCAAAATCATTGATTTCAACTAATTTCTTTATAATTTCAATAATATAAGCTGTATCGCACATTCCTGTCAGATAGTAGATATCAACATCTTTTTTTAACACCTTAATCTGTCTGAAACCGAGATCAAAGGATGTTCCGACACCTACACGATCCTTCATGTACTTTTCATTTTCGGTCAGCTTTTCGGATACAGCAATCTTTTGTGACTTTGACATAAGCCGTATCTACCCTTTCCGTTATCCTTTTGGTTTAAAGAAAACAGCTACGAGAAATCCGAATAAAATGGCCGAGGCTATACCTGCTGAAGTTAATTGAAAAATTCCAATGGCCACTCCGATAAAGCCATGATCTTCAGCCTGTTTCATCGCTCCATGCAACAGGGAGTGACCAAAGCTTGTAATAGGAACGGTAGCACCTGCTCCGGCAAATTTAATTAATTTATCATATAAACTGAACCCATCAAGAATGGCACCTGTGACAACAAATGAAGATAAGACATGGGCAGGTGTCAGCTTGGCTACATCAAGTAAAATTTGTCCAATCACGCATATTCCGCCCCCAACGAGAAAAGCCCATAAATAGTCCAATTAACTCAACTCCTCTCTTGTCAGCACTACACCATGTGCTATGGATGGCATCGTTTCTTTCTGTTGGATCATTGTCGGACTGTGAAGGCAGCCTGTTGCTGCAATTAGCACACGATTCAAACGGCCCTTTCGCAGTTCGGATACAATATGCCCATAGGTCACAACTGCTGAACAGGCTGTCCCACTGCCACCTGCGAAAACAGGTTGATCACTGTTATAAATCATTAATCCACAATCATTATGCACGTGATCAATATTTATTCCATCCTCTTTCATCATATCCTTAAGAATTGGACTTCCAATAGAGGACAAATCCCCCGTGACAATTAAATCATAGTCATTCGGGGAACGACCCACATCAGCCAGATGGGTTTTTATGGTGTCATAAGCTGCCGGAACCATAGCAGAACCCATATCAAATGGATCACCTATCTGATAGTCCATTACCTTTCCGATTGTGGCTGCTTCTACTCTTATTGTTGAGGGTTCTTGAGAAACTAATGCACTCCCCCCACCCGTAATTGTCGTTGTAGCTGTAGCAGGTTTTTGCCCGCCATACTCTGTGGGATATCGGAACTGTCTCTCTGCTGTTGCATTATGACTGCTGGTAGCAGCAATCGCATTGTTGACAAAACCGGCATCCACTAATGCAGAAGCGACAGCCAGCGTTTCCATCGAGGTGGAACATGCCCCAAACATATTTAAAATCGGTATACACAAGGTTCTAGCTGCATAGTTTGACGTAACATTCTGGTTGAGCAAATCGCCACTTAACATTAAATCGATCTGATCTTTTTGTAATCTGGCCTTTTGAATACAGGTTTGTATAGACTGCTGGAGGATTTTTCTTTCTGCCTTCTCCCAGTTATCTTCATGACAATGTAAATCATCAAAAGTGATATCAAAGGTTTCGCTAAGAGGACCCTGTGCTTCCATGGGACCTCCAACGGTTGCGGTTTCATTAATGTATACTTGATTTTCAAATATCCATGTCTGCTTCCCTAGTTTACCCATGTGAATCCTCCTGTTTATTGCATGATTAAGTACCGGATAATCCCAACCAGATATGCGGAAACCGTTCCATAAACAATAACGGAGCCTGCCAATTTAAACATATTCCCACCAACACCCAAAACTAAGCCTTCACTCTTATGCTCTAAAGCTGCACTTGTAACTGCATTGGCAAATCCGGTGATAGGAACAGCTGAACCTGCACCTGCAAACTGGGCTAACTTATCATATACACCAAAGCCGGTCAGTAGAGATGAAATCAGGATCAGCGTAGCAGCCGTTGGACTGGCTGCATCCTTTTCACTGTACCCAAAAACGCCAATATAAAAATCAGTTAAGGCTTGACCTACAACACAAATTAATCCACCGACAACGAAGGCTTTCACACAGTTAAGGAATAAATTAGGTTTGGGCTGATAGGATTTAACCGTATTTTTATAATTTTGCTTATCAAATTTATTACTCATATCACCACTCCAATAATTCATTTCACGAAGATCATCCACTGAAACAGGGACCCGAAAACCTTTCCCAGAACAAGTGCCATTAAAAATCCCAAAATATACCTATCCACACCAACTCTTTTGGCAAGGATAGGAAATACATTAAGAACTTCAGTTAATGCAGCTGCCAGCATACCGATAAAAATACCATGAAATAACCCCCACACCATTTCAATAAAAACGGGGAGGCTGAAGACAAATGAACTGAAGGATAAGAGCGTACCAAATAGTGCACCAGCAATCACACTTGTTTCATAATACTGTGTAAAGACATGTGTTTTACTTAGCTGGATCAGCCTGGGAATCACACCTAAAACGGTTAAAAACGCAACAAACCCCGCACCTACCGCAAGCCCGGAAGAAAGTCCGATCATCACTTCCAGCAGTTTAATCATAATCATCGTTCTTACTCATTTGATTTTCATGTAAAATCACGTAATTATCCAGTTCCTGCTGATATTTATGGATTTCTACTTCTAATGGGCTAGGTTCTTCGTTAATTCGTTTCTTAAAGACATGATTAAAAAACAGGATCATGCCCAGCCCCAGGCCTATAGAATATGGGATTTGAAGCCACAGAGGATAAGGATTGCTCTTGCCTGTCAGCAAATAATGGAGATGCTGCTGGACCTCCTGCATGCTCACATCATAATGAAAATTCATAATAGCCATTCCCGAACCAATAAATAACAATAGCCAGATAAAACCGACGATGAACAATCGAGGCTTTTTTGGCGATACATCTATATAGGCAATGGTCTGATTAGGCCCAATCGATTGAAATTCCAAATTAGGATGCTGATTTCCAAGAATTTGTATAACGGAGTAAATGTCCAGTACCACTATGTTTTTATCGTCCTTTTTCACCTGATAGATAAAGGTGTTTTCCAGAAGCTTTCGCCAATGATTATTTGCCGTTATAAAGGCTATATCCTTAAGCAACAGCTTCTTTTCCTTAGGTATTTTAATTTTATGACGTAATCGTATATAAACCTGTTCCCCCATGGCACAACACTCCTCTCTTGTTGAGAAGTTTACGTTTATTATGTGTAACTGCCGGTTTGTTCATGCAAAAAGTTACGTGGCCTCTCCCGATCTATTATCCAGTAATTTCCCATAAAAAAATGCCAGCTTTTCAGCTGACATTTTTCAGTTTATGTTTTCATTTGATCACGTATATGATCCAATATTTTCTTTTCCAGCCTCGATACCTGTACTTGTGAAATATCGAGTCGATGAGCGACTTCCGATTGTGTCTGGTCTTTATAGTATCGCAAATAAATAATGAGTCGCTCTCTTTCGTCTAAATTTCGAATCACTTCTTTCAGAGCGATTTTATCAAACCACTTTGAATCTTCATCGGACATTTGATCCAAAAGTGTAATCGGGTCTCCATCATTTTCATAAACCGTTTCATGTATGGAATGAGGGGATTTTGAAGCTTCCTGAGCGAACACAATATCTTCCGGTGAAATATCCATTTCATCCGCTAACTCCTGTATAGTTGGGGACCGGCCGTATTCCTTGGATAATTCATCCCGCTTTTTCCTGATTTTGTTGCCGGTCTCCTTTAATGAGCGGCTCACTTTGACACTTCCATCATCACGAATGAAACGTTGAATCTCACCAATAATCATAGGAACTGCATAAGTGGAAAATTTGACTTCATAAGTAAGATCAAACTTATCAATTGACTTTAACAGACCTATACTGCCGATTTGAAACAAATCATCCGGATCGTATCCCCGGTTCAGAAAGCGCTGCACGACAGACCATACAAGTCGCGTGTTTTTTTCCACCAGAAAGTCTCTTGCATCCTGATCCCCTTGCTGACTTTCATGAATTAGCTGCTTCACTTCTTCATCCGACAACGGCTTCTCGCTATTGGAAGTTTTCAGTTCCACATCCATAGACATATCCCCTTATTCACACAAGGTTTTCGCTTTTTTGAAAATGTTTCCTCAGCTTAACCGTTGTGCCTCTACCTTTTTCAGATTGAATGTCAACTTCATCCATAAAGTTCTCCATGATGGTAAAACCCATTCCAGATCGCTCAAGTTCCGGTTTTGATGTATACAATGGCTGCTTGGCCTCATCTAAATCGTCAATTCCTATTCCTTCATCCCGAATGGTGAGTTCTACAAATTGATCATGTAGAACACAATCCATATAAACTTTACCGTCTACATCCTTTTCATAGCCATGGATAATCGCATTTGTGACCGCCTCAGAGACAACGGTTTTAATTTCCGTAAGCTCGTCCATAGTTGGATCTACCTGGGCAATAAAAGATGCAATGGTAACCCTGGCAAAGGACTCATTTTCACTTATAGCTGAAAATTCGAGGTGCATCTCATTTTTCATGATGCCACCCCCAGATTTTTGAGCGCTTCCGCTTCATCTTCTTCCAGTCGGACAATTTTAAATAGGCCTGACAGCTCAAAAAGCCTTTTAACAGATGGGGAAATTGAACATACAACCATTTCTCCACCTAATTCCTGAACCTCTTTATATCTGCCAAGCATAACGCCCAAACCTGAACTATCCATAAAACTCAGATCTTCTAAGTTAACAACGACATGCTGAATATCACTCTTTTTCATCTCTGACTGCCATTGCTGTTTTAAATCTTCAGACGTATGGTGGTCTAATTCACCCGTTAATCTTACGAGCAATACTTGATGTTTGCTTTCAAATTGCACAGAAAGACTCAAGATTGAATGCCTCCTTTTTGCTTGCTTTACTTCTCCTTGAGTCTTTCTTCTTTGTCCTTTCGTTTTCCTGCTTGCTGACAAAAGAAGTGCAATTTCGTCAAAATGACTTACATTTTAAAACGGTTTGTAAAAATGACTCATTGTACGCTTCATTAAGGTCCAGATTCCTGCCTGCTGAATATCCTGATTCACAATTAATGGGGTCTCGGATAATATATTTTTGTCATTCACTAGTTTAAGGGTACCTACTTCCTGTCCCTTCTTAAGCGGTAACGACAGGTCCTCTTTATATTCAATGACCTGCTCCAGATTTTCAGTTTTTTCACCCTTTTTCATTAAGATGGAAACCTGATCCCCTGTTACAACTTTCACATTAGCCTTATCCGCTTTAAGCAGATTCATCTCATCCACTTGTTCAAACCGATCATAAACCGGTTTTGTGTTATATTGCTGAAATGCATAATCAAGCATAGCTGAAATATCCTTATTTCTCTTCTTTGTCGTTTCTGCGCCCATTACAACAGCAATGACACGCATTTCATCCTTTTTGGCAGTCGCTGTCAGACAATATTTCGCCTCACTTGTATACCCTGTTTTTAATCCATCTACTCCTTTATAAAACTTTACGAGCTTGTTTGTGTTCACTAACCAGAACTCATCCTCTGTTCCTTTACGTAAATAATCATCATAAATGCTTGTATATTCCGTTATTTGCTCATGCTTCAGTAGTTCCTTCGCCATGACAGCCATATCCTGCGCTGTACTGTAGTGACCTTCTGCAGGCAGTCCCGTTGTATTTTTAAACTTTGTATTCTTTAAACCTAACTCCTTCGCCTTTTTATTCATTTGTTCAACAAAAGCCTTTTCCGAACCAGCAATACGTTCAGCTAAAGCAACGGAAGCATCATTTCCGGATGCAACGGCAATCCCTTTTAAAAGATCCTCAACAGTCATTTCCTCGCCTTCTTCAAGGAAAATCTGCGAGCCACCCATAGATGCCGCATTCTCGCTGATACGCACTTTTTCATCAAGCTTAATTTTCCCGCTTTCCAGGGCCTCCATTATGAGGATCATCGTCATGACCTTTGTCATACTGGCGGGTGGTAGACGTTCTTCACTATTTTTCTTATACAGAATTTCTCCTGTATCCTTTTCCATTAAAATCGCTGACTTTGAGTTTTCAGCCAGATCCACTTCTGCTTTTTCTGATTGTTCTGCCTGTACGGGTAAAACCATAGTTGATGTGAGTAAACAAAAAATCGATAGCATTGTTGCCACTTTTCTCATTCGTTTCCCTCCATACCTGTTGCATAGGAATTTTTCTGATGCACTTTAAAGGAACTGCATTTTAAATCGGAACATGGACAAGCCTTTTCATGATTCCTTTCATATTTTTTCCATGATGGATTAAATTTATAAGTATAAAAAAAGAAAATCCCGACTGAATCGGAATTTTCTTTCTGGAGACTATTCAATAATGTTGCGTACGAGTTCTGGTTTGTTTACAGGGTCTTTTTGAATCTGGATATTATTATAAAGGATTTCTTTAATTTCCTCGACGTTTTCCTGGTTTGAATGAACGGTTACCAGCGACTCACCAGCTTCCGCATAGTCACCGATTTTTTTGTTTAGCATTAAGCCTACAGCTAAATCAATTTCAGATTCCTTCGTTGCTCTGCCTGCACCTAAATGCATCGCGGCTTTGCCAATCTCATCAGCTGTCATTCCGCTCACATAACCGCTTTCCCTGGCAGGGAGATCAATTTGATGCGTGGCTCGAGGCAGTAACTCAGGGTTTTCAACCACTTTCCCATCTCCACCCTGAGATTCTAAAAAGGTACGGAATTTTTCAAGAGCATTTCCATTAGCGATATTTTGTTCAAGCTTGCTTTTTGCTTCATCCAGAGTTTGAGCCCGGTTACCTAAAACAGCCATCTGACTGCCCAGTGTCAGACATAACTCTGTCAGATCCTCAGGCCCTTCTCCTTTCAGAGTATCAATGGCTTCCTGAACTTCCAGGGCATTACCAATGGCATGACCCAACGGCTGATTCATGTCACTGATCACGGCCATTGTTCTGCGCCCTACCTGATTTCCGATAGATACCATGGCCTTGGCTAACTCCTCCGACTCATCTTCTGTTTTCATAAAAGCCCCGGCACCTGTTTTTACATCTAAAACGATGGCATCGGCACCTGCCGCAATTTTTTTACTCATAATAGAGCTGGCTATTAAAGGTATGGAATTTACTGTAGCCGTTACGTCACGCAGACCATAAAGCTTTTTATCCGCAGGTGTAAGATTCCCGGATTGCCCAATCACCGAAACCTTATTCTGATTTACGAGTTCTATGAATTTATCCTTGTCCATTTCAACATGGAATCCTGATACAGATTCCAATTTATCAATGGTACCACCGGTGTGGCCTAACCCCCGCCCGCTCATTTTGGCTACGGGGACACCCAGAGATGCTACCAGAGGAGCCAGAACCAGCGTTGTTGTATCTCCTACACCACCTGTAGAATGTTTATCCACTTTTATACCTTCAATAGATGACAGGTCAATGGTATCTCCAGAGTTGACCATCGCCATCGTCAGATTCGCCCGTTCTTCTTCTGTCATGTCCTGAAAGAAGATGGCCATACACAGAGCGCTCGCCTGATAATCAGGAATCGTTCCATTTGTATATTCCTCTATAAAAAAATCAACTTCCTCTTTCGTCAGAGCTTCCCCATCTCGTTTTTTTGTAATCACATCATACATTCTCATATTCCGTCACCCTTTCAAATTTTCGGGTTTATTAAGGTAAAGAACGAACAATTTCTTTTACAAAGGATAAAAAGTCCTGTTTTACTTTTTCCGTCGTCTCTATCACTTCCTGATGGGATAAAGGCTGATCCAGAATTCCTGCTGCCATGTTCGAAATACAGGAAATACCCAGCACTTTGAGTCCAGTATGATTAGCAACGATAACCTCCGGGACTGTAGACATTCCTACTGCATCTCCTCCAAGGGTTCTCAGCATACGAATTTCAGCACCCGTTTCATAAGAGGGCCCCGTATTTCCGACATAAACTCCGTTTTGGATCGTTAATTGAAGCTTATCGGCACATCCTTCTGCAAGTTTGATAAGGTCGTGATCATAGGCCTGAGACATATCCGGAAAACGGGGACCCATTTCATCTGCATTGGGGCCAATCAGCGGATTGTCACCCATCATATTTATATGATCCTGAATAAGCATTAAATCACCAGGCTGGAAGGATTCATTAATTCCTCCAGCCGCATTAGTTACCAGCAATTTTTCCACGCCCAATTCCTTCAAGACTCTAACAGGAAAGGTTACCTGCTCCATGGCATAGCCTTCATAATAATGAAAACGTCCCTGCATAGCTATAACTTCTTTTCCCTCAAGTGTTCCTATTACAAGCTGACCCTTATGTCCTGTAACAGTGGATTGTGGAAAATGCGGAATATCTTTATAAGAAATAACGACAGGATTTTCAATTTCATCAGCTAAAACCCCAAGGCCGGATCCCAATATAAGACCTGTATCCGGTTGTTTTCCTGTTATTTTATTGGTTATAAATGCTGCTGCTCCTTTTATTTGACTCACAGTGATTTCCTCCTACTCAATATCCTTAAGAAAACTTTCTCCATGCTCCGGCATTTTAATCTGATAGTTTTCAGCAACGGTTGCCCCGATATCAGCAAATGTATTTCGAACAGAAAGCTCTTTCCCTTCTCCAATTTGATTATGATAGACGAGAAGAGGAACAACTTCCCGGGTATGATCCGTCCCGTGATGCACAGGATCATTTCCATGATCAGCTGTAATGATAAGCAAGTCATCATCCCTTAATTTATTTAAGACTTCAGGCAGCCTTCTATCATAAGCTTCCAGTGCTTCTCCATATCCTTGCGGGTCCCGGCGATGACCATACTTTGCATCAAAGTCCACTAAATTTAAAAAGTTTAAGCCATGGAAATCTTCATCCATAGATTCAACCAGTTTATCCATACCATCCATATTATCTTTTGTGCGAATGGCTTTTGTCACACCTTCCCCATCATAAATATCTGAAATTTTACCGAGTGCAATTACATCATACCCTTCATCCTTCAAGTCATTCATAACTGTTCGTCCAAATGGTTTTAAGGCATAATCGTGACGGTTGGAAGTACGCTCAAATGCTCCTGGTTCACCCACAAACGGGCGGGCAATCACGCGGCCAACCATGTATTTTTCATCTTTTGTGATTTCTCGGGCAATTTCACAGATTTCATAAAGTTCATCAAGGGAAACCACTTCTTCATGTGCAGCAATTTGCAAAACAGAATCAGCAGACGTATAGACAATAAGCGCTCCGGATTCCATATGTTCCTGGCCAAGTTCTTTAATGATTTCCGTACCTGAGGCTGGTTTATTCCCGATAATTTTACGGCCGGTTCTTTCCTCCAATTGCTTGACCAGTTCAGGCGGAAATCCATCAGGAAACGTTCGAAAAGGCTTATCAATGTATAAGCCCATAATCTCCCAGTGCCCGGTCATCGTATCCTTACCATTGGAAGCTTCCTGCATAATGGTGTAATGAGCTTCCGGCTGATTTGCCTGTTCGATTCCAGGAATTTGGCGAATATTACTTAAGCCGAGCTTTCCCATGTTGGGCATATTCAGTCCATTCATTTGCTCAGCAATATGTCCTAAAGTATCAGCACCTTGATCATCAAATTGTTCTGCATCTGGTGCTTCCCCGATTCCCACTGAGTCCATGACAATTAAAAAGGTTCGCTTAAAAGTTTTCATCAATAATCCCTCCTATATTATGACATTCCCTAATTCAAGTAAGAATATAATTTGAGCATGGTTGTAGGATGTCAGACAACCTAAATCAAAAATTTCAAGTCTATGCTCTTGGATGATAGTTTTTATAAATATCTTTTAATCTTGCTTTTGTTACATGTGTATACACCTGCGTGGTTGAAATATCAGCATGTCCAAGCATCTCCTGCACCGCCCTTAAATCAGCGCCATTTTCAAGTAAGTGCGTTGCAAAGGAGTGCCTGAGAGTATGGGGAGTTATTTCTTTTTGAATTCCCTTCTCTCTCGCAATCGCTTTTAAAACCTTCCAAAATCCCTGTCTGGTCATCGCCTTTCCCCGATGATTCAAAAACAGTGCATCCTCTTTCTTTTCCTTTAATAACAGGGAACGTGAATGATACAAGTAATATTCGACGGCTTTTTCCGCATGAGAACCAAGGGGAATAATTCGTTCTTTGGATCCTTTCCCAAAGCACCGGACAAAGCCCATCGTTAAATGCAGATCATTTAATGTCAGCGTTAACAGTTCTGTTACACGCAGTCCGGTTGCATATAACATCTCCAGCATGGCTCGATTT from Virgibacillus sp. MSP4-1 harbors:
- the xerD gene encoding site-specific tyrosine recombinase XerD, which encodes MRHETKDFLHYLQVERGLSENTLRSYERDLHQYTTFLQEKCEITDAKEIQRIHVLQFLSDLHNKGRTASTTARILSTIRAFHQFLIRETDVEHDPSLHIETPKKERKLPKILSNREVEDLLDLQGNDALTIRNRAMLEMLYATGLRVTELLTLTLNDLHLTMGFVRCFGKGSKERIIPLGSHAEKAVEYYLYHSRSLLLKEKKEDALFLNHRGKAMTRQGFWKVLKAIAREKGIQKEITPHTLRHSFATHLLENGADLRAVQEMLGHADISTTQVYTHVTKARLKDIYKNYHPRA